In the genome of Cryptomeria japonica chromosome 8, Sugi_1.0, whole genome shotgun sequence, one region contains:
- the LOC131071304 gene encoding F-box/kelch-repeat protein At1g80440-like encodes MGSLFPCLPDEIGWQCLAREQLSSHHTLRCVCKSWNAALKNSHFYEERKRLKSSEQRICVVQYIEEIGYRVAVYDPEKNSCKSLAPIPAEIDGFPDCYFMKQKLVLITDMFDDSTGICVWLYDFPCSKWRQGAKTPLDFGGEFASAVDEDGGLIYIGGGFGRASVYNVEEDKWDVLPDMNTHMQCFTGAFADGKFYVMGISFRSFEVFDSYTRSWTTMENRFNNWHCFETTFGHLHYLYVRGLIEHDYSQAKVNIVGTFPMEYWGRIIDFAGLVSNKIFVGFYYPFEAEGFYMLSPPSETGGTCKLIGIERPSGLQGFVISAATLDL; translated from the coding sequence ATGGGATCTCTGTTTCCTTGTCTTCCAGATGAAATTGGGTGGCAATGCCTCGCGAGGGAGCAGCTGAGTTCTCATCACACCCTAAGGTGTGTCTGCAAAAGCTGGAATGCCGCATTGAAAAACTCCCATTTttatgaagaaagaaaaagattgaAGAGTTCGGAGCAACGGATTTGTGTGGTCCAGTACATAGAGGAAATTGGCTACAGAGTAGCGGTATACGACCCGGAGAAGAACTCGTGCAAAAGTTTAGCGCCCATTCCCGCAGAAATTGACGGCTTCCCTGACTGCTATTTCATGAAACAAAAACTGGTTTTGATCACAGATATGTTTGATGACTCTACAGGAATTTGTGTGTGGTTGTACGATTTTCCTTGTTCTAAATGGCGTCAGGGTGCCAAAACACCATTGGATTTTGGGGGTGAATTTGCCTCCGCAGTGGATGAGGACGGGGGACTGATTTACATTGGCGGAGGGTTTGGTAGGGCTTCAGTTTACAATGTGGAGGAGGACAAGTGGGATGTTCTTCCCGACATGAACACCCACATGCAGTGTTTTACAGGTGCTTTTGCTGACGGCAAGTTTTATGTAATGGGAATTTCTTTTCGTAGTTTTGAGGTTTTTGACTCCTACACGAGAAGCTGGACAACTATGGAGAATAGATTTAACAATTGGCATTGTTTCGAAACTACATTTGGGCACTTGCATTACTTGTATGTTAGGGGATTGATTGAACATGACTATAGTCAAGCTAAGGTGAACATTGTAGGGACTTTTCCAATGGAGTATTGGGGCCGTATTATTGACTTCGCTGGGTTGGTTAGCAATAAAATTTTTGTGGGCTTTTATTATCCATTTGAAGCTGAAGGGTTTTATATGCTCTCACCTCCAAGTGAGACAGGAGGAACATGCAAGTTGATTGGAATTGAGAGACCATCGGGCCTCCAGGGTTTTGTTATATCTGCTGCTACCTTGGATCTCTAA